One Myxocyprinus asiaticus isolate MX2 ecotype Aquarium Trade chromosome 20, UBuf_Myxa_2, whole genome shotgun sequence genomic region harbors:
- the LOC127410696 gene encoding cell division cycle 5-like protein — MPRIMIKGGVWRNTEDEILKAAVMKYGKNQWSRIASLLHRKSAKQCKARWYEWLDPSIKKTEWSREEEEKLLHLAKLMPTQWRTIAPIIGRTAAQCLEHYEYLLDKAAQRENEDDAGDDPRKLKPGEIDPNPETKPARPDPVDMDEDELEMLSEARARLANTQGKKAKRKAREKQLEEARRLAALQKRRELRAAGIDIQKKRKKKRGVDYNAEIPFEKKPAQGFYDTSMEQYDPLEPDFKRLRQQHLDGELRNEKEDHERKKDRQKIKKKKESDLPSAILQTSGVSEFTKKRSKLVLPAPQISDAELEEVVKLGQASEVARQTAEESGITNSASSALLSEYNVTNNSMALRTPRTPAAQDKILQEAQNLMALTNVDTPLKGGLNTPLHESDFSGVTPQRQVVQTPNTVLSTPFRTPSHGADGMTPHSGMTPKPSVGVTPGRTPLRDKLNINTEEGGVDYSDPSYAKHLQRESREQLRLGLISLPLPKNDFEIVLPENAEKELEEAEVDESFVEDAAKIELQKQAIRDAEREKELRQRHTAVQRDLPRPSEVNETILRPHNVEPPLTELQQAEEMIKKEMITMIHYDCLHHPISDAQAKKVKGVGSSSNNAEHVAYLEKTPYNKITEEELRKAGELLGQEMEVVKHGMGHGDLSMEAYNQVWEECYSQVLFLPGQSRYTRANLASKKDRIESLEKKLEINRGHMTTEAKRAAKMEKKMKILLGGYQSRAMGLLKQLSELWDQVEQANVELHTFQELKKQEDHAIPRRQEALREDVQRQQDREKELQQRFADLLLEKQTLSQKF; from the exons ATGCCGCGGATTATGATTAAAGGAGGAGTGTGGAGAAACACTGAG GATGAGATTCTTAAAGCAGCTGTGATGAAATATGGCAAAAATCAGTGGTCTCGAATCGCCTCTCTGCTGCACCGCAAATCAGCCAAACAGTGTAAAGCCAGATG GTATGAGTGGCTGGACCCCAGCATTAAGAAAACAGAATGGTCTCGTGAGGAAGAGGAGAAGCTTCTTCATCTGGCCAAGCTGATGCCCACTCAATGGAGAACAATCGCCCCCATCATCGGACGAACGGCCGCTCAGTGCCTGGAGCATTATGAATATCTGCT TGATAAAGCCGCCCAGAGAGAGAATGAAGATGACGCGGGTGATGACCCTCGCAAGCTAAAACCGGGGGAGATTGACCCAAACCCTGAGACCAAACCAGCCAGACCTGACCCTGTTGACATGGATGAAG ATGAGTTGGAGATGCTGTCTGAAGCCAGGGCTCGATTGGCCAACACACAAGGCAAGAAGGCAAAGCGAAAAGCCAGAGAGAAACAACTGGAGGAAGCTCG TCGTCTGGCTGCACTTCAAAAGCGCAGGGAGCTGCGAGCTGCGGGCATCGACATCCAGAAGAAACGCAAGAAGAAAAGAGGTGTCGACTACAATGCTGAGATCCCCTTTGAGAAGAAACCTGCACAGGGCTTCTATGATACGTCCATGGAGCAGTATGATCCTCTGGAACCCGACTTCAAACGACTACGCCAGCAGCATCTGGATGGAGAACTCCGAAA TGAGAAAGAGGATCATGAACGTAAGAAGGACCGACAGAAGATCAAGAAGAAGAAGGAGTCGGATCTGCCCTCAGCGATTCTACAGACCAGTGGAGTGTCTGAGTTCACGAAGAAGAGAAGCAAACTGGTGCTGCCGGCACCACAG ATCTCTGATGCTGAACTGGAGGAGGTGGTGAAACTGGGTCAGGCCAGTGAAGTCGCCCGTCAGACCGCTGAGGAGTCTGGAATCACAAACTCCGCCTCCAGCGCTCTTCTGTCGGAGTATAACGTGACCAATAACTCCATGGCCCTGCGCACACCCAGAACACCCGCCGCACAGGACAAGATCCTACAg GAAGCTCAGAACCTGATGGCACTTACGAACGTGGACACCCCTCTGAAAGGGGGACTCAACACCCCCCTCCATGAGAGCGATTTCTCAGGTGTTACCCCACAGAGACAGGTGGTGCAGACCCCCAACACGGTGCTGTCTACACCCTTCAG AACTCCCAGTCATGGAGCAGATGGTATGACCCCTCACAGTGGAATGACACCCAAACCTTCAGTGGGCGTGACTCCTGGCAGGACCCCGCTGCGGGACAAACTCAACATCAACACAGAGGAAGGTGGCGTGGATTACAGTGACCCATCATATGCTAAACACTTG CAAAGAGAGTCCCGTGAGCAGCTCAGACTGGGGCTGATATCTTTGCCGTTGCCCAAGAATGATTTTGAGATCGTTCTTCCTGAAAACGCAGAGAAGGAACTGGAGGAAGCCGAGGTTGATGAGAGTTTTGTGGAAGACGCAGCCAAGATAGAACTACAAAAACAG GCTATCAGAGATGCCGAGAGAGAAAAAGAGCTGCGTCAGAGACACACAGCAGTTCAGAGAGATTTACCAAGACCTTCAGAG GTAAATGAGACGATCCTGCGGCCTCATAATGTGGAGCCTCCTCTAACAGAACTACAGCAGGCCGAGGAGATGATAAAAAAAGAGATGATCACCATGATCCATTACGATTGTCTGCATCACCCCATCTCTGACGCTCAGGCCAAGAAGGTTAAAGGAGTAGGATCCAGCTCCAACAACGCAGAACACGTTGCATATCTGGAGAAAACACCCTACAACAAGATCACAGAGGAGGAGCTTAGAAAG GCTGGAGAGCTGCTTGGGCAGGAGATGGAGGTTGTGAAACATGGAATGGGACATGGAGATCTTTCTATGGAGGCTTATAACCAGGTGTGGGAGGAGTGTTACAGTCAGGTCCTGTTCCTGCCCGGTCAGAGCCGCTACACCCGTGCCAATCTGGCAAGCAAGAAGGACAGGATCGAATCCCTGGAGAAGAAACTGGAG ATCAACCGAGGTCACATGACCACAGAGGCCAAACGAGCAGCTAAAATGGAGAAGAAGATGAAGATTCTGCTGGGCGGGTATCAGTCTCGGGCCATGGGTCTGCTCAAACAACTTAGTGAACTTTGGGATCAAGTGGAACAGGCTAATGTGGAGCTCCACACCTTTCAGGAGCTCAAGAAACAGGAAGATCATGCCATTCCACGGAGACAGGAG GCACTGAGAGAGGACGTTCAGAGACAACAAGACAGAGAGAAGGAGCTCCAGCAGAGATTTGCAGACCTGCTATTGGAGAAACAAACACTTTCACAGAAGTTTTAA